The following are encoded together in the Theileria orientalis strain Shintoku DNA, chromosome 1, complete genome genome:
- a CDS encoding uncharacterized protein (WW/Rsp5/WWP domain containing protein), translating to MVNDTDGDVGVPVSWKQMEESSWYEVETSGNFKYYYNRETKETRWDKPSIKKPQKKEVEEPEEVKIPQEDLDEYKELVKSLNLPNNVGYEQTIPKLLFDPRYKKIPQSHRKRLFNQLRRELLEESTSTPHTLELLESLEPKEKESGKRKLDQSKKPRESHKRRVESHQESHRDAHLRKMAEDNFLSLLYEKVKMPFRDGEVEPMDDELLSSDPRYSNEHLENRRYLYKKFTRDFLADRVRLFESKLAEIDPFGHDLEEAVELLGTKLFGHLPIRVLERSLDKYKHEKKEEFVDSFKKMLKQSLFYKAGAREDNLKRAKLKFFTDQAELEHIHKSSKNISLEDD from the exons ATGGTTAACGATACGGACGGGGATGTCGGAGTGCCCGTTTCGTGGAAGCAGATGGAGGAATCCAGCTG GTATGAGGTGGAAACGTCGgggaattttaaatattactacAACCGAGAGACCAAAGAG ACCCGATGGGACAAGCCTTCCATAAAGAAGCCtcagaagaaggaagtaGAGGAACCGGAGGAGGTGAAGATTCCACAGGAGGACCTCGATGAGTACAAGGAACTGGTAAAATCGCTAAACCTTCCAAACAATGTGGGCTATGAACAG ACCATACCTAAGCTTTTGTTTGACCCTCGATATAAGAAGATTCCGCAATCGCATCGCAAAAGGCTCTTCAATCAGTTGAGAAGGGAGCTTCTGGAAGAGAGCACTTCCACTCCACACACGCTGGAGCTTTTGGAGAGTTTGGAACCGAAAGAGAAAGAGTCCGGGAAGAGAAAGCTGGACCAGTCGAAAAAACCCAGGGAATCGCACAAAAGAAGGGTGGAGTCGCACCAGGAATCTCACAGAGACGCACACCTTCGGAAAATGGCCGAGGACAACTTCCTGAGTCTCCTATACGAAAAGGTCAAGATGCCGTTCAGGGACGGCGAAGTGGAGCCCATGGATGATGAGCTTCTCAGTTCAGACCCGCGATACAGCAACGAGCACTTGGAGAACAGGCGCTACTTGTATAAGAAGTTTACGAGGGACTTCCTTGCTGACAGAGTTAGGCTGTTTGAGAGCAAGCTGGCGGAGATAGATCCCTTCGGTCACGATTTGGAAGAG GCTGTCGAGCTTCTTGGAACAAAGCTGTTTGGGCATTTGCCTATAAGGGTATTGGAACGATCCTTGGATAAGTACAAACATGAAAAG AAGGAAGAATTTGTCGATTCCTTCAAGAAGATGCTTAAACAGTCCCTGTTTTATAAGGCTGGAGCCAGGGaagataatttaaaaagggcAAAGCTAAAATTCTTCACCGATCAAGC TGAATTGGAGCACATACACAAGAGTTCCAAGAACATTTCCCTCGAagatgattaa
- a CDS encoding replication factor C subunit, translating to MLWIDKHCPRNLSDFSSHKDVNELLLKLVSKSHGELPHFLFYGPSGSGKKSRMLATLRDVFGTRVDKIKTDVLTYKDSNEVIVCQSEAHIQIPCPELGTRDRYIVQDVIRNLSSAPSASNYFSKGPSYRVFLLEDADTLTQEAQAALRRTMETCVKNARMFLHVRQLSRIMPPLRSRCLCVRVRSHTNAEIVDILRGICNAEDITPSQASDSMLMNIAESSNRNLRRSILTLEAVAMGGFTLETKNFMMPWEKNINQIVQSVLSNQTPSTLSAVRSQIYDLLVCCIPGDIILETMVNLLLRRIKPSLVPLVVHLAAHFSHTMKMGSKDIWHIEAFLAQTMSLLAKNKSSKS from the exons ATGCTTTGGATAGATAAGCACTGTCCTAGGAATTTAAGTGACTTTTCATCCCACAAGGATGTCAACGAACTTTTGTTGAAGCTGGTTAGCAAATCGCACGGGGAGCTGCCGCATTTTCTATTCTACGGCCCTTCCGGGTCCGGGAAAAAGTCCAGAATGCTTGCCACGCTACGGGACGTGTTCGGAACCAGGGTCGACAag ATTAAAACGGACGTTTTGACCTACAAGGACTCCAATGAGGTGATTGTTTGCCAGAGTGAGGCGCACATTCAAA TTCCTTGTCCTGAGTTGGGCACCAGGGATAGGTATATAGTTCAGGACGTTATTCGCAACTTGTCTTCTGCCCCTTCGGCCTCAAATTACTTTTCGAAGGGTCCTTCCTACAGGG TGTTTCTTCTGGAGGACGCGGATACTCTTACTCAGGAGGCTCAGGCCGCTCTTCGTCGGACCATGGAAACCTGCGTTAAAAACGCACGGATGTTTCTACACGTTCGCCAACTATCCAGG ATAATGCCTCCCTTGAGAAGCCGTTGTTTGTGTGTGAGGGTGAGGAGTCACACCAATGCAGAG ATTGTCGATATTTTGCGTGGGATTTGCAATGCTGAGGACATCACTCCCTCCCAGGCCAGCGACTCGATGCTTATGAATATTGCTGAATCTAGCAACAGGAACCTCAGGCGGTCCATTCTCACCCTGGAGGCGGTCGCCATGGGTGGATTCACGCTGGAGACTAAGAACTTCATGATGCCCTGGGAGAAGAACATCAACCAAATCGTTCAGTCGGTGCTTTCGAACCAGACTCCGTCGAC GCTCTCGGCAGTAAGGTCGCAGATATACGATCTCCTGGTCTGTTGCATTCCCGGAGACATCATTTTAGAG ACTATGGTCAATCTGTTGCTCCGACGCATAAAGCCTTCTCTAGTTCCCCTCGTCGTTCACTTGGCTGCTCACTTCTCTCACACCATGAAGATGGGCTCAAAGGACATTTGGCATATTGAGGCCTTTTTGGCCCAAACCATGAGCCTTCTAGCAAAAAACAAGAGCTCTAAGAGCTAG
- a CDS encoding uncharacterized protein (RAP domain containing protein), translating into MYNFNKILRCVKYPVFHGRFYSVNQIPSLLENTIGELNNDQIIYSFDTLSRSKITDWNLWDRLCDKIRFNLDSLEVSDLLKITHSLAKVSYKKLSLLNVINRIVLRKYKSIDTRSLTQYLIDLNKLDVLKTNIFIPLVTLKINEELSFFSTFDLCFILHLCSKLQYRDESIIDRISTKLLTNESNYHELCSDKALLAMVLRSLCFLQNKNAMYHTLLYQKIPPRIYTFGSQELCNILLSIVVSNIDEKINGQLGDIVCAIIDRISEKLSLLVDIEVNQIGICLHFLKYNMDPFPSKYETLLDSIIKLNMKYAPNTSKMQLKLSKLLDEIKLKYKSEYQLGPYRLDYVVPKLNVAIEVNGYTHFFHNSRELNALTQLKYKILKDMGWNVVGVNYYNWKNRNKQDRLEYLIKELSPYINK; encoded by the exons atGTATAATttcaataaaattttaagatgtgtaaaatatccaGTCTTTCATGGAAGATTCTATTCCGTTAACCAGATTCCCAGCCTTCTAGAGAATACTATTGGagaattaaataatgaCCAGATAATATACTCATTTGACACACTAAGCAGG AGTAAAATCACTGATTGGAACCTTTGGGATCGCCTGTGTGACAAGATTCGGTTCAATTTGGACTCCTTGGAGGTGTCCGATCTCTTGAAGATCACTCACTCTCTCGCTAAAGTTTCATACAAAAAG CTTTCGcttttaaatgtaattaATCGCATAGTACTGAGGAAGTATAAGTCAATAGATACCAGGAGCTTAACGCAGTACTTGATAGACCTAAATAAGCTCGATGTTCTGAAAACGAACATTTTCATCCCTCTGGTCACACTTAAGATTAATGAGGAgctttcatttttttcaaccTTTGACCTGTGCTTTATACTTCATTTGTGCTCAAAGCTGCAGTATAGGGACGAATCCATAATCGATAGAATCTCTACAAAATTGCTTACCAATGAATCTAACTATCATGAATTATGTTCG GATAAGGCTTTGTTGGCCATGGTTCTGAGATCGTTATGCTTTTTGCAGAATAAAAACGCCATGTACCATACTTTGCTCTATCAGAAGATACCTCCTCGTATTTACACCTTTGGCTCTCAGGAGCTGTGTAACATATTGCTGTCCATTGTAGTTTCTAACATTGATGAGAAAA TTAATGGGCAATTGGGAGACATAGTGTGTGCAATTATTGATAGGATCTCTGAGAAGCTGTCGCTACTCGTGGATATTGAGGTGAACCAG ATTGGAATATGCTTACACTTTTTGAAGTATAACATGGATCCATTTCCGAGTAAATATGAAACACTGTTGGACTCCATCATCAAATTAAACATGAAGTATGCTCCAAACACTTCGAAAATGCAG TTGAAACTGTCCAAACTGTTGGATGAAATTAAGCTCAAATATAAGTCCGAGTATCAACTGGGCCCATATAGATTGGACTACGTCGTtccaaaattaaat GTTGCCATCGAGGTCAATGGGTACACACACTTCTTCCACAACTCAAGAGAGCTGAACGCTTTAACACAGTTGAAATATAAGATTCTCAAAGATATGGGATGGAACGTGGTGGGAGTAAACTATTACAACTGGAAGAACAGAAACAAACAG GATAGATTGGAATACCTTATAAAGGAACTTTCACCgtatattaacaaatag